In Flavobacterium hankyongi, the genomic window AAATTGCAAAAGCAAACATTTTGGTTCTTATTACCAGCAAATTAAAATACTTCATGATTTTAGTTTCGGTAGCAATCATTTTTAACTTGATAGTAAACATAATGAATCCCTTTGGTGTTAAAGAAAGTTCTCAAATAGATTTAAAGGAATTTCTCCCTATACTAATTCTTATACTCGTCCCATATTTTATTTGGAACTCTTTAAAAAAATCTGCTCAAAAAGCTCATTTAGAAAAAAGAAGGTTTTTTGAAAATGTAAATTACATTTTTGACACTACTGAATTCAAAATAGAAGGCGAAAATTTCAATAACGTATACAATTGGAATGAGTTAAAAAAAATAAAGGAAACCAAAAATTGGTTTTTGATATTTACAAACGATTATCAGGCAGTCGCTTTAGACAAAAACCAACAAAAAAAAGAAAAAATTGAAGAACTGAAAAAGTTCCTTAATTCTTTAAATATCCAAAAAAGTTTAAAATAAACTTAAACTAAGACAAATGGAAAACGTTCAAGCCACAAAACAAAAATTTGAGATTATTGGTAATGATCCCAAACTAAACCGTGCTATTGAAAAAGCCATTCAAGTAGCTCCTACAGATATTTCGGTATTAGTTACTGGTGAAAGTGGTGTTGGTAAAGAAAGTATTCCAAAAATAATTCATTCTTTATCACATCGTAAGCATGGCAAATACATTGCGGTAAACTGTGGAGCAATTCCAGAAGGAACAATAGACAGCGAATTGTTTGGTCATGAGAAAGGATCATTTACAGGAGCAACTGCAACTCGCGAAGGATATTTTGAAGTGGCTGATGGCGGAACCATCTTCCTTGATGAAGTTGGCGAACTTCCTTTAACCACACAAGTACGTTTATTGCGTGTTCTTGAAAATGGCGAATTCATCAAAGTTGGTTCATCACAAGTACAAAAAACTAATGTTAGAATCGTAGCTGCTACTAACGTAAATATGGCTGAAGCGATAGAAAAAGGGAAATTTCGCGAAGACTTATATTACCGTTTAAGTACAGTAGAAATAGGCTTACCACCACTTCGTGAACGCAGAGAGGACATCCACTTATTGTTCAGAAAGTTTGCTTCCGATTTTGCCCATAAATACAAAATGCCTCCTATCAAATTAGAAGATCAGGCTGTACAATATTTACTAAAATACCGTTGGAGCGGAAATATTCGTCAATTGCGAAATGTTGCTGAACAAATTTCCGTATTAGAAACCAATAGAGATATTTCGCTTCAAACATTGACATCATATTTACCTGTCGAAGGAAGTAATTTACCTTCTGTAATTGGGAAAAAACCAGAAAGTGATTTTTCTACCGAAAGAGATATTCTTTACAAAGTCCTTTTTGACATGAAAAGCGACTTAAACGATTTAAAGAAACTTACTTTGGAACTAATGAAAAGTGGTTCGAAAGTACAGGATATAAATCCAAGCTTGATTCAAAAAGTATACGGAAATACTAAAGAAAGTGAAACTGGAATTCTTTTCGAGGAACAACCAATTGTATCTGTAATTCCTAGTACAAACAATCAAGTAGACGAAGAATATATTGATGACGATGACAACTATATTTTTGCCGATACAATTGAAGAAGAAGATTCATTACGTTTAGACCAAAAAGAAATCGAGCTCATCAAAAAAGCATTAGAACGTAATAAAGGAAAACGTAAAGCGGCTGCGGATGAATTGGGAATTTCAGAAAGAACGCTGTATAGAAAAATTAAACAATTCGATTTGTAATTCCATTTTAATATCTTTGGTGCTTTAACATGAGAAAAATCTATTACATAATATTTGCCTCTATTTCTTTCCTTTTGAGTGGTTGTTCTGTTTACAACTTTACAGGAACTGGAAAAATTGACGCTAAAACTTTTCAGGTAAATTACTTTCAAAATGTTTCTGAGTTAATAGAACCAGGAATTGAAAGAACCTTTACATTACGTTTACAGGATTTAATTCAAAATCAAACCAATTTAACCCTTACAAACACAGACGGGGATCTAGTCTATGAAGGAGAAATTGTAGATTACAGAATAAGTCCAATGACCTCTACTGCCAATTTAACAGCCGCCCAAAACAGATTAACAATAACTGTAAACCTTAGGTTTTCAAATAAAAACAAATCTGAAGACGATTTCGAAAAACGTTTTTCGTTCTTCTATGATTATCCGGGCGAGCAACAACTTACTGGGTCTCAACTAAGAACTGCATTAGATGAAATTTTTGAGCGAATTACTCAAGACATGTTCAACGACACTTTAGCCAAATGGTAAATTATGAACGTTGCTGAATTTACATATTTGCTTAGCAAACCTGATGCAATCAATGAAAATCAAACGCAAGATTTAAGTAAAATTCTTGATGAGTTTCCTTATTTTCAGAGTGCAAGGAGCATATATTTAAAAGGTCTTTTTAAACAAGACAGCTTTAAGTACAATTCAGCTTTAAAAACAACGGCAGCACACACAACTGACAGAACTGTACTTTTTAACTTTATTACCTCTGAAGAATTTATCAGTATTCAAAAAGAAATCAATAAAGTAAATGACGAACAAATCAAGCCTATAGAGGTTGAAGAAAAGGAAATTACAATTGAAAAAACAGAAAAAAAATCTGAATCAACAATAAATAAACTTGAGCAATCCGTTTTAGAATCAATAGAAATTGCAACAGCAAATACTAGAGACAACATAATCAACGAAGAAAAGCAAGAGAAACCAGAATCAATATTAGAAAAATCAATTTTACAATCAATAAAAGAGGCTTTACCAGAAGAATTAGAAGTAACAGATAACGAGTTAATGGAAATGAAAGAAAAAATTTCGTGGTTAGAAGACACTGTCGAAGTTGAAGAAGTTCAACCAACACCAGTTACTTTTAGCAAAAACGAAACACATTCTTTTCAAGAATGGCTTCAATTATCTAAAGCTAAACCTATAGAGAGAGAAGAAACTGCTGAAGAAACTTCAAATGTTATCGAAACAAACTCTACAACTGATAAAAAAGAAGAAAAGTCAGAAAAATCAAATTCTAAAATGGATTTGATTGATAGGTTCATAGAGTCAAACCCTAAAATCCCTGCACCTAAAGACAATCTTCCATTACCAGGTTATCTGACGAAAAAAGAGGAGACTCCTTATTTAATGACTGAAACTTTAGCGAAAATATATTTAGAGCAAAAAAAATATTCAAAAGCAATCCAAGCATATGAAATATTAATTTTGAAATATCCAGAAAAAAGTAGTTTATTTGCAAACCGAATTTTAGACATTAAAGAATTACAACAAAATAACAAATAGTTAACAATGAGTACATTTTCGATTTTTTTAGTTTTAATCACTATAGTTTGTTTTTTACTAGTCGTGGTAATTATGGTTCAAAACCCTAAAGGAGGAGGATTATCTTCAACTTTTGGAAGTTCACAAATGATGGGTGGAGTACAAAAAACAACTGACTTCTTAGATAAAAGTACTTGGTATTTAGGAGCTGCATTAATTGCTTTAATTTTATTATCAAGCTTAAGCTTCAATGGAAGTTCTAGCGACACTGGTTCAAAAGTAATTGATGAGAGCGCTGTAACTGCTCCTGCTATCCCTTCTTCTGCTCCAGCTGCTTCAGACAACAAAACTGCTCCAGCTACAGATGCTACTAAACCAGCAAC contains:
- a CDS encoding tetratricopeptide repeat protein, which encodes MNVAEFTYLLSKPDAINENQTQDLSKILDEFPYFQSARSIYLKGLFKQDSFKYNSALKTTAAHTTDRTVLFNFITSEEFISIQKEINKVNDEQIKPIEVEEKEITIEKTEKKSESTINKLEQSVLESIEIATANTRDNIINEEKQEKPESILEKSILQSIKEALPEELEVTDNELMEMKEKISWLEDTVEVEEVQPTPVTFSKNETHSFQEWLQLSKAKPIEREETAEETSNVIETNSTTDKKEEKSEKSNSKMDLIDRFIESNPKIPAPKDNLPLPGYLTKKEETPYLMTETLAKIYLEQKKYSKAIQAYEILILKYPEKSSLFANRILDIKELQQNNK
- a CDS encoding LptE family protein, which encodes MRKIYYIIFASISFLLSGCSVYNFTGTGKIDAKTFQVNYFQNVSELIEPGIERTFTLRLQDLIQNQTNLTLTNTDGDLVYEGEIVDYRISPMTSTANLTAAQNRLTITVNLRFSNKNKSEDDFEKRFSFFYDYPGEQQLTGSQLRTALDEIFERITQDMFNDTLAKW
- a CDS encoding sigma-54 interaction domain-containing protein, whose product is MENVQATKQKFEIIGNDPKLNRAIEKAIQVAPTDISVLVTGESGVGKESIPKIIHSLSHRKHGKYIAVNCGAIPEGTIDSELFGHEKGSFTGATATREGYFEVADGGTIFLDEVGELPLTTQVRLLRVLENGEFIKVGSSQVQKTNVRIVAATNVNMAEAIEKGKFREDLYYRLSTVEIGLPPLRERREDIHLLFRKFASDFAHKYKMPPIKLEDQAVQYLLKYRWSGNIRQLRNVAEQISVLETNRDISLQTLTSYLPVEGSNLPSVIGKKPESDFSTERDILYKVLFDMKSDLNDLKKLTLELMKSGSKVQDINPSLIQKVYGNTKESETGILFEEQPIVSVIPSTNNQVDEEYIDDDDNYIFADTIEEEDSLRLDQKEIELIKKALERNKGKRKAAADELGISERTLYRKIKQFDL
- the secG gene encoding preprotein translocase subunit SecG; the protein is MSTFSIFLVLITIVCFLLVVVIMVQNPKGGGLSSTFGSSQMMGGVQKTTDFLDKSTWYLGAALIALILLSSLSFNGSSSDTGSKVIDESAVTAPAIPSSAPAASDNKTAPATDATKPATEEKK
- a CDS encoding YcxB family protein, giving the protein MNEGIVINQSLDSNQIAKANILVLITSKLKYFMILVSVAIIFNLIVNIMNPFGVKESSQIDLKEFLPILILILVPYFIWNSLKKSAQKAHLEKRRFFENVNYIFDTTEFKIEGENFNNVYNWNELKKIKETKNWFLIFTNDYQAVALDKNQQKKEKIEELKKFLNSLNIQKSLK